The proteins below come from a single Plantactinospora sp. KBS50 genomic window:
- a CDS encoding MMPL family transporter → MSTIEDGVLYRLLGRIGRACAGHPLRALAVWALLIAGLVTAVAMAGRPTDNDVDLPGSDAQAARDLIERGDPDAANANAQLVVHIDAGRLDDAANTAALTAAATRIADVEHVVRVVPPSAERGTLSTDGQTGYLTLGFDVQPRNLDQPLADAVVAAAAPARDAGIETVPGGPLAAAADRTNARTSELLGIGAAVVVLLFAFGGLVAAALPIVTALFTLAGALSVIGLAGHLTGIPTVAATLATMVGLGVGIDYALFLVTRHRQQLTLGTPVPEAIAHSVATSGSAVLFAGGTVIIALGGLAVAGVPLLATLAWTTGIAVLFAVAGAVTLLPALLALLGTRVDALRVLPRRAGAGRGGWARLADAVSRRPWRYALAAAILLGTLAAPALDLSLGQIDAGSNPAGSASRRSFDLLGEGFGPGINGPLTVALPLDPPATGPADPRLAALTGAVRAVPGVTQAAPAALTGTSAATVRVTPGTAPGDPGTADLVRDLRAVRVDGVAPHVGGAVATRVDLAQRLGARTPAVIGVVVALSALLLLLAFRAPVVALKAAVMNLVSIGAAYGALTAVFSWGWGLRLLGLDGPVPIESYVPTMLFALLFGLSMDYEVFLLTAIREAWQRTADNTAAVREGLAGTGRVITSAAFIMVVVFASFTLHSDPVIKMFGLGMAVAVAVDATVVRGLLVPATMALLGPVNWWRPARRRAAHSAGPESAGPEPAGPETVSHTPGTAKHPSEVPGV, encoded by the coding sequence ATGAGCACGATCGAAGACGGCGTCCTGTACCGGCTGCTCGGCCGGATCGGCCGGGCCTGCGCCGGCCATCCCCTCCGGGCGCTCGCAGTCTGGGCGCTGCTGATCGCCGGCCTGGTCACGGCGGTCGCAATGGCCGGGCGGCCCACCGACAACGACGTCGACCTGCCCGGCAGCGACGCGCAGGCCGCCCGCGACCTGATCGAGCGCGGTGACCCGGACGCCGCCAACGCCAACGCCCAACTGGTCGTGCACATCGACGCCGGCCGTCTCGACGACGCCGCCAACACCGCCGCGCTGACGGCCGCCGCCACCCGGATCGCCGACGTCGAACACGTGGTGCGGGTCGTACCGCCCTCGGCCGAGCGGGGCACCCTGAGCACCGACGGGCAGACCGGATATCTCACGCTCGGCTTCGACGTACAGCCGCGCAACCTGGACCAGCCGCTCGCCGACGCCGTCGTGGCCGCCGCGGCCCCGGCCCGGGACGCCGGCATCGAAACCGTGCCCGGCGGGCCGCTGGCCGCCGCCGCGGACCGCACCAACGCGCGTACCAGCGAACTGCTCGGCATCGGCGCGGCCGTGGTCGTGCTGCTGTTCGCCTTCGGCGGGCTGGTCGCGGCGGCGCTGCCGATCGTCACCGCCCTGTTCACCCTGGCCGGCGCGCTCAGCGTGATCGGCCTGGCCGGCCACCTCACCGGCATCCCCACGGTGGCCGCGACCCTGGCCACCATGGTCGGCCTGGGCGTCGGCATCGACTACGCGCTGTTCCTGGTGACCCGCCACCGCCAGCAGCTCACCCTCGGCACGCCCGTACCGGAGGCCATCGCGCACAGCGTGGCGACCTCGGGCAGCGCCGTGCTGTTCGCCGGCGGAACGGTGATCATCGCGCTCGGCGGGTTGGCCGTCGCCGGCGTACCGCTGCTGGCGACCCTGGCCTGGACCACCGGCATCGCCGTGCTGTTCGCGGTGGCCGGCGCGGTCACCCTGCTGCCCGCGCTGCTGGCCCTGCTGGGCACCCGGGTGGACGCCCTGCGGGTGCTGCCCCGGCGCGCCGGGGCCGGTCGCGGCGGCTGGGCCCGGCTGGCCGACGCGGTCAGCCGCCGCCCCTGGCGCTACGCGCTGGCCGCCGCCATCCTGCTGGGTACGCTCGCGGCGCCGGCCCTCGACCTGTCGCTCGGGCAGATCGACGCCGGCAGCAACCCGGCCGGCAGCGCCAGCCGGCGCAGTTTCGACCTGCTGGGCGAGGGCTTCGGCCCGGGGATCAACGGCCCGCTGACCGTCGCCCTGCCGCTCGACCCGCCGGCCACCGGTCCGGCCGATCCCCGGCTCGCGGCGCTGACCGGTGCCGTCCGGGCCGTACCGGGAGTCACCCAGGCCGCCCCGGCGGCGCTCACCGGCACCTCGGCGGCCACCGTCCGGGTCACCCCCGGCACGGCGCCCGGCGATCCGGGCACCGCCGACCTGGTCCGGGACCTGCGCGCCGTACGCGTGGACGGGGTGGCCCCGCACGTCGGCGGGGCCGTCGCCACCCGGGTCGACCTGGCGCAGCGACTGGGCGCGCGGACGCCCGCGGTGATCGGCGTGGTGGTCGCGCTCTCCGCGCTGCTGCTCCTGCTGGCCTTCCGGGCGCCGGTGGTGGCGCTGAAGGCGGCGGTGATGAACCTGGTCTCGATCGGCGCCGCCTACGGCGCGCTCACCGCGGTCTTCTCCTGGGGCTGGGGGCTGCGGCTGCTCGGGCTCGACGGGCCGGTGCCGATCGAGAGCTACGTCCCGACCATGCTGTTCGCGCTGCTGTTCGGGCTCTCCATGGACTACGAGGTCTTCCTGCTGACCGCGATCCGGGAGGCGTGGCAGCGCACCGCCGACAACACCGCGGCGGTCCGGGAGGGTCTCGCCGGAACCGGGCGGGTGATCACCTCGGCCGCGTTCATCATGGTGGTGGTCTTCGCCAGCTTCACGCTGCACAGCGACCCGGTGATCAAGATGTTCGGCCTGGGCATGGCCGTCGCCGTCGCGGTGGACGCCACGGTCGTGCGCGGTCTGCTGGTGCCGGCCACCATGGCGCTGCTCGGCCCGGTCAACTGGTGGCGGCCGGCCCGCCGCCGCGCGGCTCACTCCGCTGGCCCTGAGTCCGCCGGCCCTGAGCCCGCCGGCCCTGAGACCGTGAGCCATACGCCAGGTACCGCAAAGCATCCGTCCGAGGTACCCGGCGTATGA
- a CDS encoding DUF2993 domain-containing protein: MPVPLPRRLLPTRRRWTVLIATLSAAALLGGADRVLAAVAAGRLAERLQCAVGTDRRPDVTVHGFPFLAQALTGRYRGLDVTVRDLRHGRLHLASVHASLRDAALTGSTMSVGAARIEAVVPFTALPARIGDRTVSYGASDGLLAITTAVTLVGQSLPVTLLGQPEITDGTLRIEPREVEVLGVRRPAEQLLDRIGLRERPSQALPELPAGLRYASVGVRPDGMMITVTGAGLSVPLRAPGTPAASGSPAASGSPAASGSPAASGSPPASPAASSSFSGTPSVALPVPPAGRPVPSPEPCGAQR; encoded by the coding sequence GTGCCCGTACCCCTGCCCCGCCGGCTGCTGCCGACCCGCCGCCGGTGGACCGTGCTGATCGCGACGCTGTCGGCGGCGGCGCTGCTCGGCGGCGCGGACCGGGTGCTCGCCGCGGTGGCCGCCGGCCGGCTCGCCGAGCGTCTCCAGTGCGCCGTCGGGACGGACCGGCGTCCCGACGTCACCGTGCACGGCTTCCCGTTCCTGGCCCAGGCGCTGACCGGACGCTACCGCGGGCTGGACGTCACCGTCCGGGACCTGCGGCACGGCCGGCTGCACCTGGCAAGCGTCCACGCGTCGCTGCGGGACGCCGCCCTGACCGGCTCGACCATGTCGGTCGGCGCCGCCCGGATCGAGGCCGTGGTGCCGTTCACCGCGCTGCCGGCCCGGATCGGCGACCGTACGGTGAGCTACGGCGCCTCGGACGGCCTGCTCGCCATCACCACCGCGGTGACCCTCGTCGGGCAGTCACTGCCGGTGACGCTGCTCGGCCAACCCGAGATCACCGACGGGACGTTGCGGATCGAGCCGCGCGAGGTCGAGGTGCTCGGGGTACGCCGCCCGGCCGAGCAACTGCTCGACCGGATCGGCCTGCGCGAGCGCCCCAGCCAGGCACTTCCCGAACTGCCGGCCGGGCTGCGGTACGCCTCGGTCGGCGTCCGGCCCGACGGCATGATGATCACGGTGACCGGCGCCGGGCTGTCGGTCCCGCTGCGCGCCCCCGGCACCCCGGCGGCCTCCGGGTCGCCGGCCGCCTCCGGGTCGCCGGCCGCCTCCGGGTCGCCGGCGGCCTCCGGGTCGCCGCCCGCATCGCCGGCGGCCTCGTCCTCCTTTTCCGGCACTCCGTCCGTCGCGCTCCCGGTCCCGCCGGCCGGGCGCCCCGTCCCGTCACCCGAACCCTGTGGAGCACAGCGATGA